A single genomic interval of Camelina sativa cultivar DH55 chromosome 11, Cs, whole genome shotgun sequence harbors:
- the LOC104729062 gene encoding probable leucine-rich repeat receptor-like protein kinase At5g63930, producing MVTEMMRLAVFFKYLLLIVLISETRGLNLEGQYLLDIKSKFVDDMQNLRNWNSSDTVPCGWTGVSCSTYSSDPEVLSLNLSSMVLSGKLSPSIGGLVHLKQLDLSYNELSGNIPKEIGNCSSLEILKLNNNEFEGEIPVEIGKLVSLENLIIYNNRISGSLPVEIGNLLSLSQLVTYSNNISGQLPRSVGNLKRLTSFRAGQNMISGSLPSEIGGCESLVMLGLAQNQLSGELPKEIGMLKNLSQVILWENEFTGFIPREISNCTSLETLALYKNQLVGPIPKELGDLVSLEYLYLYRNQLNGTIPREIGNLLNAIEIDFSENALTGEIPLELGNIEGLELLHLFENQLTGTIPVELTTLKNLAKLDLSINALTGPIPLGFQYLRGLYMLQLFQNSLSGTIPQKLGWYSDLWVLDLSDNHLSGRIPSYLCLHSNLIILNLGANNLSGNIPTGITTCKTLAQLRLARNNLVGRFPSNLCKLVNLTAIELGQNRFRGSIPREVGNCSALQRLQLADNGFTGELPREIGTLSQLGTLNISSNKLTGEVPSEIFNFKMLQRLDMCCNNFSGTLPSKVGSLYQLELLKLSNNNLSGTIPVALGNLSRLTELQMGGNLFSGSIPRELGSLTGLQIELNLSYNKLTGEIPPELSNLVMLEFLLLNNNNLSGEIPSSFANLSSLLGCNFSYNSLTGPIPLLRNISISSFIGNEGLCGPPLNQCIQTQPSAPSQSTGKPGGMRTSKIIAITAAAIGGVSLMLIALIVYLMRRPVRTVASSAQDGQLSEMSLDIYFPPKEGFTFQDLVAATDNFDESFVVGRGACGTVYKAVLPAGYTLAVKKLASNHEGGNNNNVDNSFRAEILTLGNIRHRNIVKLHGFCNHQGSNLLLYEYMPKGSLGEILHDPSGDLDWSKRFKIALGAAQGLAYLHHDCKPRIFHRDIKSNNILLDDKFEAHVGDFGLAKVIDMPHSKSMSAIAGSYGYIAPEYAYTMKVTEKSDIYSYGVVLLELLTGKAPVQPIDQGGDVVNWVRSYIRRDALSSGVLDARLNLEDEKIVSHMLTVLKIALLCTSVSPVARPSMRQVVLMLNESERSEGEEQLDTELTHTSTTP from the exons ATGGTAACGGAAATGATGAGGCTTGCtgtttttttcaaatatcttcttcttattgttttGATCTCTGAGACAAGAGGGTTGAACTTAGAAGGTCAATATCTTCTTGACATCAAGAGCAAGTTTGTGGATGATATGCAGAATTTGAGAAACTGGAATTCAAGTGATACTGTACCTTGTGGATGGACAGGCGTGAGTTGCAGTACTTACTCGAGTGATCCAGAGGTTTTGTCACTGAATCTGTCTTCGATGGTTCTCTCGGGTAAGCTATCACCGAGCATAGGTGGATTGGTTCATCTGAAGCAACTGGATCTATCATATAATGAGTTGTCTGGGAATATTCCTAAGGAAATTGGGAACTGTTCAAGCTTGGAGATTCTGAAACTAAACAATAACGAGTTTGAAGGTGAGATACCTGTGGAAATAGGAAAGCTTGTTTCTTTGGAGAATCTGATTATATACAACAACAGGATCTCAGGTTCTCTTCCTGTCGAGATTGGTAaccttttgtctctctctcaacTGGTGACTTACAGCAACAACATCAGTGGACAATTGCCGCGTTCCGTAGGCAACCTCAAGAGACTGACAAGCTTCCGAGCCGGTCAGAACATGATCTCTGGAAGTTTGCCTTCTGAAATTGGTGGGTGTGAGAGCTTGGTCATGCTTGGTCTTGCACAGAACCAGCTGAGTGGTGAATTACCAAAAGAGATAGGAATGCTCAAGAACCTTTCACAGGTGATTCTTTGGGAAAATGAGTTCACAGGGTTTATCCCCAGGGAGATTAGCAACTGCACAAGTTTAGAAACTCTTGCTCTCTACAAGAACCAGCTTGTCGGGCCAATCCCGAAAGAGCTCGGGGATCTTGTGTCACTGGAGTATCTCTACCTTTACAGAAATCAGTTGAATGGAACGATTCCTAGAGAGATTGGTAATCTCTTAAATGCAATTGAGATTGATTTCTCAGAGAACGCTTTGACCGGAGAGATACCTTTGGAGTTAGGGAACATAGAGGGGCTtgagcttcttcatctttttgaGAACCAACTCACAGGTACCATCCCTGTGGAGCTTACTACTTTGAAGAATCTAGCAAAGCTTGATCTCTCCATCAATGCTTTAACGGGTCCTATTCCCCTGGGGTTTCAGTACCTAAGAGGACTCTACATGCTGCAGCTGTTTCAGAACTCCCTTAGCGGGACCATACCTCAAAAACTTGGCTGGTATAGTGATCTCTGGGTGCTTGATCTGTCCGATAACCATCTCAGTGGAAGAATTCCAAGCTACCTCTGCCTGCATTCCAATCTGATCATCTTGAACTTGGGTGCAAACAACCTCTCTGGTAACATTCCTACTGGAATCACTACTTGCAAAACTCTAGCCCAACTTCGTCTAGCCAGAAACAACCTCGTTGGTCGGTTCCCATCCAACCTTTGTAAACTGGTTAATCTGACAGCCATTGAGTTGGGACAAAACAGATTCCGTGGCTCCATCCCCAGGGAGGTCGGGAACTGCAGTGCCCTGCAAAGGTTACAGCTAGCAGACAATGGTTTCACGGGCGAGCTTCCTAGAGAGATTGGCACACTTTCACAGCTCGGTACCTTGAATATCTCGTCCAATAAGCTTACTGGAGAGGTCCCCTCTGAAATCTTCAACTTCAAGATGCTTCAACGACTAGACATGTGCTGCAACAATTTCTCTGGAACCTTACCAAGTAAAGTAGGTTCCCTCTACCAGCTTGAGCTTCTGAAGCTCTCAAACAATAATCTTTCGGGTACAATACCTGTGGCTCTAGGGAATTTATCTCGCTTGACCGAGCTACAAATGGGCGGAAACTTGTTCAGCGGTAGCATTCCACGGGAGTTGGGCAGTCTGACCGGTTTGCAAATAGAATTGAACCTCAGTTACAACAAGCTTACCGGAGAAATACCACCTGAACTCAGTAATCTTGTTATGCTTGAGTTCCTcctcctcaacaacaacaatttatcAGGGGAAATACCAAGCTCTTTTGCTAATCTCTCCAGCTTGCTTGGTTGCAACTTTTCATACAACAGCTTGACTGGTCCTATTCCACTTCTCCGTAACATATCCATTTCTAGCTTCATCGGTAATGAAGGGCTTTGCGGTCCGCCGCTCAACCAGTGTATCCAAACACAGCCTTCCGCACCTTCTCAGTCAACTGGGAAACCCGGAGGAATGCGTACCAGTAAAATCATAGCCATCACTGCAGCTGCGATTGGCGGGGTCTCTCTCATGCTGATTGCTCTCATTGTCTACCTCATGAGACGACCGGTGAGGACAGTTGCTTCTTCTGCTCAAGATGGCCAACTGTCGGAAATGTCTTTGGACATATACTTCCCTCCAAAGGAAGGATTCACATTCCAAGATTTAGTTGCAGCCACTGATAATTTCGATGAGAGCTTTGTAGTTGGGAGAGGAGCTTGTGGAACTGTCTACAAGGCGGTTCTTCCGGCCGGGTACACTCTAGCTGTCAAGAAGCTGGCATCAAACCATGAAGGcggaaacaacaacaatgtgGATAATAGCTTTAGAGCAGAGATTCTAACTCTTGGGAATATCAGGCACCGTAACATCGTCAAGCTACATGGATTCTGCAATCACCAAGGATCAAATCTGCTTCTGTACGAGTACATGCCCAAGGGAAGCCTCGGAGAAATACTCCATGATCCTTCAGGGGACTTGGATTGGTCTAAGAGATTTAAAATTGCTCTAGGTGCAGCTCAGGGTCTCGCTTATTTGCACCATGATTGCAAGCCAAGAATCTTCCACCGGGacattaaatcaaataatatccTGCTTGACGACAAGTTTGAAGCTCATGTGGGAGATTTTGGACTAGCAAAAGTTATTGACATGCCACATTCAAAATCCATGTCTGCCATTGCTGGCTCCTATGGCTACATTGCCCCag AGTATGCATACACCATGAAAGTGACAGAGAAGTCTGACATCTATAGCTACGGGGTGGTTCTGCTGGAGCTGCTAACAGGAAAAGCACCAGTTCAACCAATAGATCAAGGAGGAGATGTGGTGAATTGGGTAAGGAGTTACATAAGAAGAGATGCATTGTCTTCTGGAGTTCTTGATGCTAG GTTAAATCTTGAAGACGAGAAAATTGTATCTCATATGCTCACTGTGTTGAAGATTGCACTGCTTTGCACGAGTGTGTCTCCTGTAGCGAGACCATCGATGCGACAAGTTGTTCTCATGCTGAATGAGTCTGAGAGATCGGAAGGAGAAGAACAATTGGATACAGAACTGACGCACACTAGTACTACGCCATGA